The Lysinibacillus irui sequence AAAATTAAACGAATTACGACAATCTTTACAAGGACAAGATATGGACGCAATTATTATTACAAACGCTCAGAATCGCCGTTATTTAACAGGGTTTACAGGCAGTGCAGGAACAGTTATCGTAACAAACACTCGCGCTCTCTTATTAGTAGACTTCCGCTATACACAACAGGCAAAGGATCAATGTAAAGCTTTTGAGGTTCTAGAAATTGATCGCAACCGTTTATATGAAACCATTCAGGAAATTTTTGAACAGGATTCAATTAAAACAGCAGGTTTTGAGCAACATCATGTTACATATCATAGTTATCAATTAATGAATAATAAATTGACAGCCACATTGAAGCCATTGTCTACTATTGTAGAAGATTTACGAAAGATTAAAACACCCGAAGAAATTGAAATAATAAAAAAAGCAGCATGGATTTCGGATGAGGCATTTAAATATATTTTAACTATCATTGAACCAGGCATTTCTGAACTTGATATTGCCCATGCATTAGAATCTCATATGCGAAAAAATGGTGCCACTGGGGCAGCCTTTGACATGATTATCGCTTCAGGTTATCGTTCAGCATTACCGCATGGTGTAGCGTCCTCTAAAGTAGTTGAGCAAGGTGATATGCTGATAATGGATTTTGGCGCTTATTTTCAAGGCTATCGTTCGGATATGACTAGAACGATTGCAATTGGGGAGCCATCAGACCACTTAAAGGAAGTATACCAAATCGTTTATGACTCTCTCCAACATGCCCTTTCCAAAATGAGAGCAGGTATTACAGGACGAGAGGCAGATAGCTATACTCGTGACTATATTACAGCAAAAGGTTATGGACATAATTATGGACATGGTGCAGGACATGGTATAGGATTAGATATCCATGAAAATATATTTATGACTACGGTCTGTGAAGATATTCTAGAAGAGAATATGGTATTAACAGTTGAACCAGGTATTTATATACCCAATATAGGCGGCGTACGTATCGAGGATGACGTTATCATTAAGAAAGACAGTGTGGAAGTACTTACCCACTCTCCAAAGGAACTCATTATTTTATAAATAAACAATAACATCAAAGAATAATTACAAATGTAATTATTCTT is a genomic window containing:
- a CDS encoding M24 family metallopeptidase; its protein translation is MSKLNELRQSLQGQDMDAIIITNAQNRRYLTGFTGSAGTVIVTNTRALLLVDFRYTQQAKDQCKAFEVLEIDRNRLYETIQEIFEQDSIKTAGFEQHHVTYHSYQLMNNKLTATLKPLSTIVEDLRKIKTPEEIEIIKKAAWISDEAFKYILTIIEPGISELDIAHALESHMRKNGATGAAFDMIIASGYRSALPHGVASSKVVEQGDMLIMDFGAYFQGYRSDMTRTIAIGEPSDHLKEVYQIVYDSLQHALSKMRAGITGREADSYTRDYITAKGYGHNYGHGAGHGIGLDIHENIFMTTVCEDILEENMVLTVEPGIYIPNIGGVRIEDDVIIKKDSVEVLTHSPKELIIL